A window of Armatimonadota bacterium contains these coding sequences:
- the nuoH gene encoding NADH-quinone oxidoreductase subunit NuoH, whose protein sequence is MIAVVVEAAVKSALLAFVLLTATAYTVLLERKLLGRFQVRYGPNRVGPAGLLQPLADGIKLLTKESFVPQGADRLVYLLSPVLITVTALFVYAVIPFGPPFEVFGYRVTPYVADPNVGILLVLGASSVGVYGLILGGWSSNSKYSLLGGLRSSAQVISYELSLALAVVGVVLAAGSLSLVRIVEAQQEGWFVVRQPVAFVIFFLSALAETNRAPFDLPEAEQELIAGYQTEYGGFKFGMFYIAEYLAIITQSALAATLFFGGWMGPWLPGIVWFAIKVTVFVMVFIWIRATVPRVRYDQLMGLGWKILIPVALGNVVVTALFVV, encoded by the coding sequence ATGATCGCCGTCGTCGTGGAGGCGGCGGTCAAGAGCGCCCTGCTGGCCTTCGTGTTGCTCACGGCCACCGCGTATACGGTGCTGCTGGAGCGCAAACTGCTGGGACGCTTCCAGGTGCGGTACGGTCCCAACCGCGTCGGCCCGGCTGGACTCCTCCAACCCCTGGCCGATGGCATCAAGCTGCTCACCAAGGAGAGCTTCGTCCCGCAGGGCGCAGACCGTTTGGTCTACCTGCTGTCGCCGGTCCTGATCACCGTCACCGCGCTGTTCGTGTACGCGGTGATTCCCTTCGGGCCGCCGTTTGAGGTGTTCGGCTACCGGGTCACCCCCTACGTCGCCGACCCCAACGTCGGCATCCTGCTGGTGCTGGGGGCGTCTTCGGTCGGCGTCTACGGGCTGATCTTGGGCGGATGGTCGTCCAACAGCAAGTACTCCCTGCTGGGCGGTCTGCGCAGCAGCGCGCAGGTGATCTCCTACGAGCTGAGCCTGGCCCTGGCGGTGGTCGGCGTCGTGCTGGCGGCAGGCAGCCTGAGTCTGGTGCGGATCGTGGAAGCCCAGCAGGAGGGGTGGTTCGTCGTCCGCCAGCCGGTGGCGTTCGTGATCTTCTTCCTGTCGGCGCTGGCCGAGACGAACCGGGCACCGTTCGACCTCCCCGAGGCCGAGCAGGAGCTGATCGCCGGATACCAGACGGAGTACGGCGGCTTCAAATTCGGCATGTTTTACATCGCCGAGTACCTGGCGATCATCACCCAGAGTGCTTTGGCCGCCACGCTGTTCTTCGGGGGCTGGATGGGCCCATGGTTGCCCGGCATCGTCTGGTTCGCGATCAAGGTCACGGTCTTCGTGATGGTCTTCATCTGGATCCGGGCCACCGTCCCGCGCGTACGTTATGATCAGTTGATGGGGCTGGGTTGGAAGATCCTCATCCCGG